From one Pempheris klunzingeri isolate RE-2024b chromosome 5, fPemKlu1.hap1, whole genome shotgun sequence genomic stretch:
- the tsg101a gene encoding tumor susceptibility 101a, producing the protein MAVINEGALKKMLKQYKYRDLTVREITNVISQYKDLKPVMDAYVFNDGSTRDLMSLTGTVPVSYRGNVYNIPVCLWLLDTYPYNPPICFVKPTSAMMIKTGKHIDANGKIYLPYLHEWKHPQSDLYGLIQVMIVVFGEEPPVFSRPTTQAPYQAFQAAGPPNPSYMPGMPAVSSYGPNPNPGGYPGYQYPGGNSYPATAGPAHYPTQTPVSTVGPSRDGTIGEDTIRASLISAVSDKLRWRMKEEMDRAQAELDALKRTEEDLKKGHQKLEEMVSRLDQEVTEVDRNIELLKRKDEELSEALEKMENQSENNDIDDVIVPTAPLYKQILNLYAEENAIEDTIFYLGEALRRGVIDLEVFLKHVRLLSRKQFQLRALMQKARKTAGLSDLY; encoded by the exons ATGGCAGTTATCAACGAAGGTGCCCTGAAGAAAATGCTAAAG caatacaaatacagagatCTGACTGTTCGGGAGATAACCAATGTCATCTCTCAGTACAAAGACTTGAAGCCAGTTATGGATGCTTATG TGTTTAATGATGGCTCTACAAGAGACTTGATGAGCTTGACAGGAACTGTCCCCGTGAGCTACAGAG GCAATGTCTACAACAtcccagtgtgtctgtggttaCTGGATACATATCCCTACAACCCTCCCATATGTTTTGTCAAACCTACCAGTGCCATGATGATTAAAACTGGCAAGCACATCGATGCTAACGGCAAGATCTACCTGCCTTATCTACACGAGTGGAAGCAT CCTCAGTCAGACCTGTATGGTCTGATTCAGGTGATGATTGTGGTGTTTGGAGAGGAGCCTCCTGTGTTTTCTCGCCCCACCACACAAGCCCCCTACCAAGCCTTCCAAGCAGCCGGGCCCCCTAACC CTTCCTACATGCCTGGCATGCCTGCGGTGTCATCCTACGGCCCTAATCCTAACCCAGG AGGCTACCCAGGATACCAGTACCCAGGAGGCAACTCTTATCCAGCCACTGCTGGACCTGCACACTACCCCACCCAGACTCCAGTTTCCACAGTGG GCCCGAGCAGGGATGGCACAATCGGCGAGGACACCATCCGTGCATCACTGATTTCGGCTGTGAGTGACAAGCTTCgctggaggatgaaggaggagatggacagAGCTCAGGCAGAGCTGGACGCCTTGAAGCGAACAGAGGAGGACCTGAAGAAAGGCCACCAGAAACTGGAGGAGATGGTCTCAAGACTGGACCAGGAAGTG ACTGAGGTTGACAGGAATATCGAGCTGCTGAAGAGAAAGGACGAGGAGCTCAGTGAGGCCTTGGAGAAGATGGAGAACCAGTCAGAGAACAATGACATCGATGACGTCATTGTGCCCACAGCTCCACTGTACAAACAAATCCTGAACCTGTATGCTGAAGAAAATGCTATTGAGGACACTATCTTCTACCTGGGAGAGGCCCTCCGCAGGGGCGTCATAGACCTGGAGGTGTTTCTCAAG CATGTCCGtcttctgtccaggaaacagtTCCAGCTTCGTGCCCTCATGCAGAAAGCCCGCAAGACTGCAGGTCTTAGTGACCTCTACTGA